The Ictalurus furcatus strain D&B unplaced genomic scaffold, Billie_1.0 scf3, whole genome shotgun sequence genome has a window encoding:
- the LOC128604831 gene encoding uncharacterized protein LOC128604831 produces the protein MAVSNATGDDDIVSIPDIVDEIRFLNKASGSNTEVPRVRFENPVLGLSNLVDKIAAPEFKNSAAVSTERGIPTSSGKAERKTVAQVHSAGVATSKQSAVNEPSAIDSCLNWNQELLDSWDACVFTPVPGDDLPSNQEAFGRDATDVIDNNRDSAEVIRTGFKAIEDLIAGFEKTFASVTERLDIIEKNQRLYNQSLVETLQKHTITHKEIIANQRRLIGGIRRVDHNQHLTAELLKQFVQLVKNKKLGIPLLGNCRSRGWTHEGSQAPSSTTHNAA, from the exons ATGGCT GTATCTAACGCTACAGGTGATGATGATATTGTGTCTATCCCGGACATCGTAGACGAAATCAGGTTTCTGAACAAGGCAAGCG GGTCGAACACAGAAGTCCCGCGAGTCAGGTTTGAAAACCCCGTGCTGG gCTTGTCAAATCTTGTAGACAAGATCGCTGCACCCGAGTTCAAAAATAGTGCTGCGGTTTCCACTGAACGCGGTATACCAACGAGCTCTGGAAAGGCCGAGCGTAAAACAGTCGCGCAGGTCCACAGCGCGGGTGTCGCTACGTCTAAAC agTCAGCTGTGAATGAACCGAGCGCTATAGACTCTTGTTTGAACTGGAATCAGGAGCTGTTAGATTCGTGGGACGCATGTGTATTTACCCCGGTTCCCGGAGACGATCTGCCTTCAAACCAAGAAGCATTTGGTCGCGATGCTACTGATGTTATAGACAATAACAGAGACTCGGCGGAGGTGATACGAACCGGGTTCAAGGCCATCGAGGACCTTATTGCTGGTTTTGAAAAGACTTTTGCCAGCGTCACCGAGCGTCTGGACATTATAGAGAAGAATCAGCGTCTTTATAATCAAAGTCTTGTGGAAACTTTACAAAAACATACCATCACACATAAAGAAATCATAGCAAACCAGAGGCGTCTTATTGGGGGCATTCGTCGCGTTGATCACAATCAACACCTGACGGCGGAATTGTTAAAACAGTTTGTACAGTTagttaaaaacaagaaactcgg AATACCGCTGCTGGGAAACTGCCGTTCCCGAGGTTggacacacgagggcagtcaagctccatccagcacaacacacaacgCCGCCTGA